AGAAATACTATCAAAACCTTTAACTGAAGTTCTCAATTTGCCTGCATTGCAACAAGAATTAAACAGCTTAGATACCAATTTACTTAAGGAAACTTTACCCACAGCAGGAGGAGTTTTAGCTAAGGAATTACCACCTTTTTACAACTGGCTAAAAAATGAGTTAGGAGTCAAGCGGGTTCCTGATAGTCCTGATCACACAACAACATGGGTAATTGGTTTTCTCCATAATCAAGAAAGTCTAACTCATTTGGTTGAGTTGCACCGTCCAGTACCTCGTCCGGCTTTAGAAGCTTCTATTCCCCGCTTGATAGGGATGTTTGAAGGTGTGGAAGACGCGCAAGTTCGGCAAGAATGGCAAAAAGCGATCGCAGCTCTATGTCTAGTTTTAATTGTTGCTGCACGCGAACAAGATAGAGTCGCTGTAGCAGTCTGAATTGCAGGGCGTACATCTGTACGCCCTGACTAATCTATATCTCCAGATGCGATCGCATCTAATTTCTCAGGATCAAGTATGATAATCGTCCCACCCCGGCGATAAGCAATTACTGGTTTGAGACTTTTAATTAATCGCACGCATTCTTCGTAAGTAATGCCGCTACTTCGAGCCATCCGATAATAAGATAATTTGACTTTTAAACATTCGCCTTGTGGACTAGATTCAGTTCCCGATTCAGCAGCAAAATATTGAATTAATCTCGCAAGGCGAACAATAGCTCTTTCAGAAACTAATCCGTGGACTGTTTCATGTAATTGCTGAATCCGACTGTTAAAAACCATCAGCATTCGTAAGGCAATTTCAGGGTTTTCTCCAATAGCTTTTAATAAAGCATCTCGCTCTACAGTGAGGATTTCACAATCAGATTCAGCAGTGACAGTTGCCGGAGAAATTCCATTTCCCAACAAAGCAGGAGCCGCAAAAATTTCCCCAGCAGTTAAGGCACGGAGAATTGTTTCTTTCCCCGTTGTTGCTGTTTTGGTAATTTGAATTGATCCACTGACAACAGCATAGAGTTGTGCTGGTAGGCGATCGCCTTCATGGAGAATAATCTCTCCTTTGCGATGGCGTTGCACCTGAGTGTAAGTTTGCAAACCGATCTTCTCTGCTGTTTTTAAACCTGCAAACACAATAATTTGCGAAAGTTGTTCCAGGGACGCTTGCATGATTAGCCTGATATTGCAAAGGCTGGACGATGATGAATCCAAGGGTTAGCCGCTTCTAATTGTGCTGCTAGGCTGATGATTGTGGCTTCAGCGGCAGGTTTACCAATTAGCTGCACACTGATGGGTAAACCCTTACTGTCAAAGCCGACAAGAATTGCGATCGCAGGTTGTCCAGTTGCATTTGCAGGCGGACAAGGGGCAACCCACTCAATAATATTTTGGAATGTCTCTTCTGGACTGAGCGAAGCCCATTCCCCAACGCGGATAGGTGAATGTAGATAAACTGGCAATACCAGCACATCCACGGTATCGAAAAACGCCACAATTTGCCGTGCCACTATCTGCATTTGGGAAACTGCTTGCAGGTATTCTCCAACGGAACCTGTACGTGCAAATAGCCAGCGATTCAATGGCTGCAAGGCTTCAACAGGAAGTCCTGATGCAGCTACCCCAGCTTGCCAAACGATTTGAAATGGTTCAACTAAACCGCTAAAATCTGGGGATTTTTGTTCAACGTGGTGGCCAAGTTGTTCTAATAACTGGATTGTTTGGCGGACACCTTGCTGACAGTTGGCGTCAGCTTCTCCCAAAGGAGAAATACTAGTGTCAAAGGCAATTCGCAAAGCGCCGAGTTTTGTCCCAGTTGCGGCGAGAAATGATGGTTCGGGATCTGGCAACCAGTAAGGATCGCCTGTCATGTAGCCAGATATGGCATCCAAAAGGGCAGCAGCATCAGCGACAGTCCGGGCGATTGGCCCGTTGACGGCAATTCCAGCGAGGCGTTCGCCTACGGGTGCTTTACTCACTCTGCCTCTGGATGGTTTAATTCCCACCAAACCACAACAAGCCGCAGGCCCCCGAATCGAACCACCACCATCAGAACCTTGAGCGATCGCACACAATCCCGCCGCTACCGCCGCCGCCGCGCCACCACTGGAACCGCCAGGGGTGTATTCTAAATTCCACGGATTTCTGGCTGGGGGAAAACCCGCAGGTTCACTGTAAGGAAAAGAACCTAACTCGGAAGTGGCTGTTTTACCAAGAATAGTAAATCCAGCTTGCTTAATTCTCGTTACAACACCATCATCATAATTAGGGATATTGTTCAGTAATGCCGGATTTCCATAAGTACACGTAACACCCGCTACAGCATTGAGGTCTTTAATAGAAATTGGCACGCCAAAAAATGGCGGTAGTTCTGAGGTAGTTGTTAATAATTCTGTTTTGGCTTTGGCATCTGCGATCGCTAATTCTGCCGTTACCGTAAAATAACTTCCTAATTGAGGATTTAATTGCCCAATCCGTTCTAAATATATTTCTACCAACTCTAGCGGTGATATTTCCCGGCGACGAATTAATTGCGCCAACTCTAGTGCTGGGGTAAATGCTAAATCAACTTCATTCATAGATTAGTGAATGGGTAATTTTGTCTTTCTCTGGGATTTTTAAACTGAAATTGTTACTTTAGCAGGATTTCCGGGAACTATACATTTTATAGCTCCTAAGATTTGTGACTCATTTAGGATGCTCAGATGCAATAGGCGTGGTTGTATTCTTACTCAAGCCATTTTAATTGTTTTGCATAAACTTTCGACAAATCCCTAAAGGGGTATTTATGGCTAACCTAGAAATACTTGTTAGTGAATTGCCAACACTAATTCAGAATTTAAAACTGACTATTGGCGATTCTAATCAAATAATGGAACAAATTATCCTAATCAATAATGCTCAAGAACGGTTACGGAATATTAAAAAAGTAATCGCTCAAGAATTGAAATTTGATCGCATCAATAATTCTGCGATCGCTACACTTCCTAGATTGAGCGTAGCTACTTTATTTATACCTAATTTGGGATTAGTCGATCCAGCGATCGCAGAAAAATTTGGTAACTCAGAAACTAAAATCTCATTAACTGATTTACAATCAAAAATTGATGTTTGGATTGAATGGGGTTATTTTTTGCAAGCAATAGCTACTGATATTCTCAGTGATATTCAATTAGTAAATCAACTTAATTCTGATATTATTAATTTAAGTATTCCCAAAGAATTTAAAATATTTAATAATATTTTTAAACTTGACTTAGGCTGGGGTAAAGCTAATATTTTAAGACATCAA
This portion of the Nostoc sp. GT001 genome encodes:
- a CDS encoding Crp/Fnr family transcriptional regulator, whose amino-acid sequence is MQASLEQLSQIIVFAGLKTAEKIGLQTYTQVQRHRKGEIILHEGDRLPAQLYAVVSGSIQITKTATTGKETILRALTAGEIFAAPALLGNGISPATVTAESDCEILTVERDALLKAIGENPEIALRMLMVFNSRIQQLHETVHGLVSERAIVRLARLIQYFAAESGTESSPQGECLKVKLSYYRMARSSGITYEECVRLIKSLKPVIAYRRGGTIIILDPEKLDAIASGDID
- a CDS encoding amidase, which produces MNEVDLAFTPALELAQLIRRREISPLELVEIYLERIGQLNPQLGSYFTVTAELAIADAKAKTELLTTTSELPPFFGVPISIKDLNAVAGVTCTYGNPALLNNIPNYDDGVVTRIKQAGFTILGKTATSELGSFPYSEPAGFPPARNPWNLEYTPGGSSGGAAAAVAAGLCAIAQGSDGGGSIRGPAACCGLVGIKPSRGRVSKAPVGERLAGIAVNGPIARTVADAAALLDAISGYMTGDPYWLPDPEPSFLAATGTKLGALRIAFDTSISPLGEADANCQQGVRQTIQLLEQLGHHVEQKSPDFSGLVEPFQIVWQAGVAASGLPVEALQPLNRWLFARTGSVGEYLQAVSQMQIVARQIVAFFDTVDVLVLPVYLHSPIRVGEWASLSPEETFQNIIEWVAPCPPANATGQPAIAILVGFDSKGLPISVQLIGKPAAEATIISLAAQLEAANPWIHHRPAFAISG